The following proteins come from a genomic window of Achromobacter deleyi:
- a CDS encoding TIGR00730 family Rossman fold protein — MTLKNICVYCGSNPGARPEYLEQARVLARELVKRDLALVYGGSVVGIMGVIANEVLAGGGRVIGVIPELLQKKEQAHRGLTELHLVQNMHERKAMMMEKADGFIALPGGAGTLEEFFEVWTWAQLSMHQKPCGLLNIAGYYDALMQFVDHAVDEAFMRPQHRDMLVVESDPATLLDRYAIYEPPNVSKWFEPVKPEHRAP; from the coding sequence ATGACCCTGAAGAACATCTGCGTGTATTGCGGCTCCAATCCCGGCGCGCGCCCCGAATACCTGGAACAGGCCCGCGTGCTGGCCCGTGAGCTGGTCAAGCGCGACCTCGCCCTGGTCTACGGCGGCTCGGTCGTCGGCATCATGGGCGTGATCGCCAACGAGGTGCTGGCCGGCGGCGGCCGCGTGATCGGCGTGATCCCGGAACTGCTGCAGAAGAAGGAACAGGCCCATCGCGGCCTGACCGAGCTGCACCTGGTGCAGAACATGCACGAGCGCAAGGCCATGATGATGGAAAAGGCCGACGGCTTCATCGCGCTGCCCGGCGGCGCCGGCACGCTGGAGGAGTTCTTCGAGGTCTGGACCTGGGCCCAGCTCAGCATGCACCAGAAGCCCTGCGGCCTGCTGAACATCGCCGGCTACTACGACGCGCTGATGCAGTTCGTCGACCACGCCGTCGACGAAGCCTTCATGCGCCCCCAGCACCGCGACATGCTGGTGGTGGAAAGCGACCCGGCGACGCTGCTGGACCGCTACGCCATCTACGAGCCGCCCAACGTTTCCAAGTGGTTCGAGCCGGTCAAGCCCGAGCATCGCGCCCCCTAA
- a CDS encoding DMT family transporter produces MAWWILLAASAVEIVMALALKYADGWTRFWPSAIGIAAALGSIFLLTLAMRHLPAGTAYAVWTGIGSVGITVLGIALFGDSPSVARLACIALIVGGVAGLKLLEA; encoded by the coding sequence ATGGCCTGGTGGATCCTGTTGGCCGCGAGCGCGGTGGAAATCGTGATGGCGCTGGCGTTGAAGTACGCCGACGGCTGGACGCGCTTCTGGCCCAGCGCCATCGGCATCGCCGCGGCCCTGGGCAGCATCTTCCTGCTGACGCTGGCGATGCGGCATCTGCCTGCCGGCACCGCCTACGCGGTGTGGACCGGCATCGGTTCCGTGGGCATCACGGTGCTGGGGATCGCGCTGTTCGGGGATTCGCCGTCCGTCGCGCGGCTGGCGTGCATCGCGCTGATCGTGGGCGGCGTGGCGGGACTGAAACTGCTGGAAGCCTGA
- a CDS encoding winged helix-turn-helix transcriptional regulator — MAVSPASSGDVFDAACPSRRALELISGKWVPLVLPALARGPLRNNELLRKLDGISQKMMTQTLRDLERHGLVRREDMRTVPPHVRYHLTDLGKSLNVALVALDRWAERHHAQLDAAARRHDAAAARRA; from the coding sequence ATGGCTGTCTCTCCCGCTTCCTCCGGCGACGTCTTCGACGCCGCCTGCCCGTCGCGCCGCGCGCTCGAGCTGATCTCCGGCAAGTGGGTGCCGCTGGTCCTGCCGGCGCTGGCGCGCGGCCCGCTGCGCAACAACGAACTGCTGCGCAAGCTCGACGGCATTTCACAGAAGATGATGACGCAGACGCTGCGCGACCTGGAGCGCCACGGGCTGGTGCGGCGCGAGGACATGCGCACCGTGCCGCCGCACGTGCGCTATCACCTGACCGACCTGGGGAAATCGCTGAACGTGGCGCTGGTGGCGCTGGATCGCTGGGCCGAAAGGCACCACGCGCAGCTGGACGCGGCGGCGCGCCGCCACGACGCGGCCGCCGCGCGCCGGGCCTGA
- a CDS encoding ferritin-like domain-containing protein, with translation MENTTRNHDKASRPFDMDVKAIRAKARQDIESGAVTDTYRADRKTVLKLLNEALATEIVCVLRYKRHFFMARGLNAEPVAAEFAEHATQEQDHADKLAERIVQLGGEPNLSPTGLLERSHSEYIEGATLEEMIKENLIAERIAIDSYRQMIDYIGEQDSTTRRLLEEILAVEEEHADDMSDFLAKH, from the coding sequence ATGGAAAACACGACCCGTAACCACGACAAGGCGAGCCGCCCCTTCGACATGGATGTGAAGGCGATCCGCGCCAAGGCGCGCCAGGACATCGAGTCCGGCGCCGTCACCGACACCTACCGCGCCGACCGCAAGACCGTGCTCAAGCTGCTGAACGAAGCGCTGGCCACCGAGATCGTCTGTGTGCTGCGCTACAAGCGCCACTTCTTCATGGCCCGCGGCCTGAACGCCGAGCCGGTGGCGGCGGAATTCGCCGAGCACGCCACCCAGGAACAGGACCACGCCGACAAGCTGGCCGAACGCATCGTGCAGCTGGGCGGCGAGCCCAACCTGTCGCCCACGGGCCTGCTCGAGCGCAGCCACTCCGAGTACATCGAGGGCGCCACGCTCGAGGAAATGATCAAGGAAAACCTGATCGCCGAGCGCATCGCCATCGACAGCTACCGGCAGATGATCGACTACATCGGCGAGCAGGATTCGACCACGCGCCGCCTGCTGGAAGAAATCCTGGCGGTCGAGGAAGAGCACGCGGACGACATGTCGGATTTCCTGGCCAAGCACTGA
- a CDS encoding class IV adenylate cyclase, producing MARNVEIKARVASLAALESLAAALSGKAPVAIAQDDTFFACPDGRLKLRVFADGKGELIFYRRADDTGPRESFYVISPTASPDTLRDALGLAYGVIGRVRKQRLLFMAGRTRIHLDRVEGLGDFLELEVVLRDGESVEAGMAEAHELLASLRIAPDQLLSGAYLDLLAQRP from the coding sequence ATGGCCCGCAACGTCGAAATCAAGGCAAGGGTCGCCAGCCTGGCGGCCCTCGAATCGCTGGCCGCGGCGCTGTCCGGCAAGGCGCCCGTCGCCATCGCGCAGGACGACACCTTCTTCGCCTGCCCCGACGGCCGGCTCAAGCTGCGCGTATTCGCCGATGGCAAGGGCGAACTGATCTTCTACCGCCGCGCCGACGACACCGGTCCCAGGGAGAGCTTCTACGTCATTTCGCCGACCGCCTCGCCCGACACCCTGCGCGACGCGCTGGGGCTGGCCTATGGCGTGATCGGCCGCGTGCGCAAGCAGCGCCTGCTGTTCATGGCCGGCCGCACCCGCATCCACCTGGATCGGGTCGAGGGACTGGGGGATTTCCTGGAGCTGGAAGTGGTGCTGCGCGACGGCGAAAGCGTCGAGGCCGGCATGGCCGAGGCCCATGAGCTGCTGGCCAGCCTGCGGATCGCGCCGGACCAGCTGTTGTCCGGCGCCTACCTGGACCTGCTGGCCCAGCGCCCCTGA
- a CDS encoding HAD hydrolase-like protein — protein sequence MKYDIAAFDFDGTLADTMPWFNSILNTVADKYGFRKIDAAERDQLRHRDASEILKFLGIPLWKLPAIMAHVRTLMQEIDPGVHLFDGIPDALARLKAGGLRLAVVSSNSLENVQRVLGPDTAALFDDYECGTDLFGKAAKIDRLLQRHGTPPERFLLVGDEMRDIDAARKAGVRVGSVAWGYNHVDALRDRGPDELFMQVAELPAALA from the coding sequence TTGAAATACGACATCGCAGCTTTTGATTTCGACGGAACCCTGGCGGACACCATGCCCTGGTTCAATTCCATCCTCAACACGGTGGCCGACAAGTACGGCTTTCGCAAGATCGACGCCGCCGAGCGCGATCAACTGCGCCATCGCGACGCCTCCGAGATCCTGAAGTTCCTGGGCATCCCGCTGTGGAAACTGCCCGCCATCATGGCGCACGTGCGCACCTTGATGCAGGAGATCGATCCCGGCGTGCACCTGTTCGACGGCATCCCCGACGCGCTGGCCCGCCTGAAGGCGGGCGGGCTGCGGCTGGCGGTGGTCAGCTCGAATTCGCTGGAGAACGTGCAGCGCGTGCTCGGACCGGACACCGCCGCGCTGTTCGACGACTATGAATGCGGCACCGACCTGTTCGGCAAGGCCGCCAAGATCGACCGCCTGCTACAGCGCCACGGCACCCCGCCGGAACGCTTCCTGCTGGTGGGCGACGAGATGCGCGACATCGACGCGGCCCGCAAGGCCGGCGTGCGCGTGGGATCGGTGGCCTGGGGCTACAACCACGTCGACGCGCTGCGCGACCGCGGCCCCGATGAACTGTTCATGCAGGTCGCAGAACTGCCCGCCGCGCTGGCCTGA
- the rimO gene encoding 30S ribosomal protein S12 methylthiotransferase RimO: MSSPKVGFVSLGCPKALVDSERILTQLRTEGYQVTPEYNDADVVVVNTCGFIDSAKAESLEAIGEALAENGKVIVTGCMGVEESVIRNVHPSVLAVTGPQQYEEVVRAVHEAAPPKKDHNPYLDLVPPQGVKLTPRHYAYLKISEGCNHRCSFCIIPSMRGDLVSRPVGDVLSEAERLVKAGVKELLVISQDTSAYGVDVKYRSGFWNGRPVRTRMTELCTALSEMGVWTRLHYVYPYPHVDEVIPLMAEGKILPYLDIPFQHASPRILKAMKRPAFEDKTLARIKKWREICPDLTIRSTFIVGFPGETEEDFQYLLDWMQEAQLDRVGCFQYSPVEGAPANLLDNPVPDEVKQERWERFMELQQSISTARLARKVGREIDVLIDEVDEDGAVGRSAGDAPEIDGCVYVSSDRTLKAGDMVRVRVTDSDEYDLWAETV, encoded by the coding sequence ATGTCTTCCCCCAAAGTCGGCTTTGTCAGCCTGGGCTGTCCCAAAGCCCTGGTCGACTCCGAACGCATCCTGACCCAACTGCGCACCGAAGGCTACCAAGTCACGCCCGAGTACAACGACGCCGACGTCGTGGTGGTCAACACCTGTGGTTTCATCGACAGCGCCAAGGCCGAGTCGCTGGAAGCCATCGGCGAGGCGCTGGCCGAGAACGGCAAGGTCATCGTCACCGGCTGCATGGGCGTCGAGGAATCGGTGATCCGCAACGTGCACCCCAGCGTGCTGGCCGTGACCGGCCCGCAGCAGTACGAGGAAGTGGTGCGCGCCGTGCACGAGGCCGCGCCGCCCAAGAAGGACCACAACCCCTACCTGGACCTGGTGCCGCCGCAGGGCGTCAAGCTGACCCCGCGCCACTACGCCTACCTGAAGATCTCGGAAGGCTGTAATCACCGTTGCAGCTTCTGCATCATCCCGTCGATGCGCGGCGACCTGGTCAGCCGCCCGGTGGGCGACGTGCTCAGCGAGGCCGAGCGCCTGGTCAAGGCCGGCGTCAAGGAACTGCTGGTGATCTCGCAGGACACCAGCGCCTACGGCGTCGACGTCAAGTACCGCAGCGGCTTCTGGAACGGCCGCCCGGTGCGCACCCGCATGACCGAGCTCTGTACGGCCTTGTCCGAAATGGGCGTCTGGACGCGCCTGCACTACGTCTACCCGTACCCGCACGTGGACGAAGTGATTCCGCTGATGGCCGAGGGCAAGATCCTGCCCTACCTGGACATCCCGTTCCAGCACGCCAGCCCGCGCATCCTCAAGGCCATGAAGCGTCCGGCGTTCGAGGACAAGACGCTGGCGCGCATCAAGAAGTGGCGCGAGATCTGCCCCGACCTGACCATCCGCTCGACCTTCATCGTCGGCTTCCCCGGCGAGACCGAGGAAGACTTCCAGTACCTGCTGGACTGGATGCAGGAAGCCCAGCTCGACCGCGTCGGCTGTTTCCAGTATTCGCCGGTGGAAGGCGCGCCCGCCAACCTGCTCGACAACCCGGTGCCGGACGAGGTCAAGCAGGAACGCTGGGAACGCTTCATGGAACTGCAGCAGTCGATTTCCACCGCGCGCCTGGCGCGCAAGGTCGGCCGCGAGATCGACGTGCTGATCGACGAAGTGGACGAAGACGGCGCCGTGGGCCGCAGCGCCGGCGACGCGCCGGAAATCGACGGTTGCGTCTACGTCAGCTCGGACCGCACGCTCAAGGCCGGTGACATGGTGCGCGTGCGCGTCACCGATTCCGACGAATACGACCTCTGGGCCGAGACGGTCTGA
- a CDS encoding LysE family translocator, producing the protein MSTATLLLFILASAVAIVTPGPTVLLAMSNGSRHGVRTACWGMGGAVLADFILVGAVAFGLGVVLAASEVAFHVIKWAGAAYLAYLGWKMLRSDAALVLPAAEPGAARPAGLKLGLRSFVVALTNPKALLFMSAFLPQFINTQAPLLPQYATVAAVLALMNILTMLAYATLGAQLVRAFRGSGLRWLNRVCGSLMIGLAGTLALYRRSGA; encoded by the coding sequence ATGTCCACCGCCACGCTGCTGCTGTTCATCCTGGCCTCGGCCGTCGCCATCGTGACGCCCGGCCCGACCGTGCTGCTCGCCATGAGCAACGGTTCGCGCCACGGCGTGCGCACCGCCTGCTGGGGCATGGGCGGCGCGGTGCTGGCCGACTTCATCCTGGTGGGCGCGGTGGCCTTCGGCCTGGGCGTGGTGCTGGCCGCTTCCGAGGTCGCCTTCCATGTCATCAAGTGGGCGGGCGCGGCCTATCTGGCCTACCTGGGCTGGAAAATGCTGCGCTCGGACGCCGCGCTGGTGCTGCCGGCCGCCGAACCCGGCGCCGCGCGGCCGGCGGGCCTCAAGCTGGGCCTGCGCAGCTTCGTGGTGGCGCTGACCAACCCGAAGGCGCTGCTGTTCATGTCGGCCTTCCTGCCGCAGTTCATCAATACCCAGGCGCCCCTGCTGCCTCAGTACGCCACCGTGGCCGCCGTGCTGGCGCTGATGAACATCCTGACCATGCTGGCCTACGCCACCCTGGGCGCGCAGCTGGTGCGCGCCTTCCGCGGCTCGGGCCTGCGCTGGCTGAACCGGGTCTGCGGCTCGCTCATGATCGGGCTGGCCGGCACCCTGGCGCTGTACCGCCGCAGCGGCGCCTGA